Within Cytophagia bacterium CHB2, the genomic segment CAATGCTTTGATTGCTTCGCTGCCAGAAATGCGCGAGGAGGGCAGAAAACGACGGTGTAGTGCAATCGCCGCGAAATGGTTCGGATTAAACGAGAAGCAGTTTTTAGCATGAAGCTTGAATGTGAAATTGCAGGGAAGGTTTATGGGATAGATCTTGCCAACGCGATTGATCTCGCGATTCCATTGTATTTTGAAGGCGCCCAGCCCAATCATTTTGATGCCCCGGAGGCAACGGCGCGGCACTTCGAGAGCGGCTCGTTTGTCGGCGATACCAGGCGGGGAGGAAGCTGTAACGTCGAAGAGTATCGATTGATTCCACATTGCAATGGAACTCACACCGAATGCGTCGGGCATATTTCACATGAGAGGATTTCGCTTCACCGCATCTTGCAGAATGCTCTCATTCCGGCGACTCTTATTACGGTCACGCCGGAGCCGGCTCTTGCTTGCGCCGATTCATACCTCCCGGCGAAGCAAAAGGAAGATTGGCTGGTCACTCGTGAGCAGCTATCCAATCATTTGCAAGCTCGTTCGGCTGATTTTTTAAGCGGCTTGATCATACGTACATCGCGCCATGAGCCCGCCAAAAAATCACGACGCTATGCGCAACATATGCCGGCTTTTTTTTCGAGGGAGGCGATGGCATTGGTTGCCAGCCTCGGCGTGCAACATTTGCTTGTCGATTTGCCTTCGGTGGATCGCATGTTTGACGAAGGCCGGCTGAGCGCCCATCATGTGTTTTGGAATGTACCGCAAGGCAGCCAAAATGTTGACGAGAATCATCCTTCTTTGAAAACCATTACGGAGATGATTTACATCGATGACAGTGTGTATGATGGAGAGTATCTGCTGAATCTTCAGACGCCAAGTTTTGTTGCTGACGCCGCGCCGAGCCGGCCGGTCATTTACCCGATTGTTTCGCTGTAATTTTGTGCAGAAATGCTGTGTTCATCCGGCAAGGAAGTCCGCATGAATGACGGCGTCAAGAGAAGTCGTTTCTTTGAGTATCCTGAACTAAACAAGATTGGCTGATCACGGATGATTGACTATCGTACCAACCGCAATTTTGCCCTGGCCGTTGACGCTCGCGATCCTCTCGCAAAGTATCGCGAACGCTTTCATATCCCTAAAACTAAAATTGGCGAGGATTGTGTTTACTTGTGCGGCCATTCGCTTGGGTTGCAGCCCAAATCGGCGCGTGCCTACATTGAGCAGGAACTGCTGGATTGGGAGCGCCTCGGCGTTGACGCGCATCTGCGCGCCAAAAATCCCTGGCAATCCTACCATGAGATTCTCGCGCCGCCGCTCGCACGACTGGTCGGGGCTCATCCGAG encodes:
- a CDS encoding cyclase family protein; protein product: MVRIKREAVFSMKLECEIAGKVYGIDLANAIDLAIPLYFEGAQPNHFDAPEATARHFESGSFVGDTRRGGSCNVEEYRLIPHCNGTHTECVGHISHERISLHRILQNALIPATLITVTPEPALACADSYLPAKQKEDWLVTREQLSNHLQARSADFLSGLIIRTSRHEPAKKSRRYAQHMPAFFSREAMALVASLGVQHLLVDLPSVDRMFDEGRLSAHHVFWNVPQGSQNVDENHPSLKTITEMIYIDDSVYDGEYLLNLQTPSFVADAAPSRPVIYPIVSL
- a CDS encoding kynureninase, giving the protein MIDYRTNRNFALAVDARDPLAKYRERFHIPKTKIGEDCVYLCGHSLGLQPKSARAYIEQELLDWERLGVDAHLRAKNPWQSYHEILAPPLARLVGAHPSEVVAMNSLTVNLHLMMMTFYRPTPKRHKILMEA